A single genomic interval of Salmo trutta chromosome 13, fSalTru1.1, whole genome shotgun sequence harbors:
- the LOC115206547 gene encoding inward rectifier potassium channel 13, translated as MTTKTTNDLDGNKVSSSPLLLSTSSPSYLSCQRLVTKDGHCALRSSPPSPGLWPSWASASAWLLALQDLWGAVVCLRWRWVLLAFCTSFVAHWLLFACLWYLLAHLNGDLAVEDHDAPPEGHVVCVKYITSFTAAFSFSLETQLTIGYGTMFPSGDCPSAIALLAVQMLLGLMLEAFITGAFVAKIARPQKRAGAIQFSPQAVVGQHQGQPCLMFRATNLLRRPLVDVEVSAVLYEQRDDQVLHQTNLDFQLDRLGPRPCPFFIFPLTFYHILDRHSPLYPALREGSASHFELVVFLSASQEGTGDACQKRTSYLRQEIQFERRFVPAMGLDKQGRYQVSSQHFGIAHCNEPLDKECVVQINGDGSDRME; from the exons ATGACGACCAAAACAACCAATGACCTGGACGGGAACAAggtctcctcctcccctctcctgttGTCCACATCATCCCCGTCCTACCTGTCTTGCCAGCGCCTAGTGACCAAGGATGGTCACTGCGCCCTgcgctcctcccctccctctcctggcctgtGGCCCTCCTGGGCCTCGGCCTCTGCCTGGCTGCTAGCCCTACAG GACCTGTGGGGGGCAGTGGTGTGCCTGCGCTGGCGCTGGGTCCTCTTGGCCTTCTGCACCTCCTTTGTGGCCCACTGGCTGCTGTTCGCCTGCCTGTGGTACCTACTGGCCCACCTCAATGGAGACCTGGCGGTGGAGGACCACGACGCTCCTCCAGAGGGACACGTGGTGTGTGTCAAATACATCACCAGCTTCACCGCAgccttctccttctccctggaGACCCAGCTGACCATTGGGTACGGCACCATGTTCCCCAGTGGGGACTGTCCCAGCGCTATAGCCCTGCTGGCGGTTCAGATGCTGCTGGGGCTCATGCTGGAAGCTTTCATCACAG GTGCATTTGTGGCTAAGATCGCCCGTCCCCAGAAGCGTGCGGGGGCCATCCAGTTCAGCCCCCAGGCGGTGGTGGGTCAGCACCAGGGCCAGCCCTGCCTCATGTTCCGGGCCACCAACCTTCTGCGCCGCCCCCTGGTGGACGTGGAGGTCAGTGCCGTGCTGTACGAACAGAGAGACGACCAGGTCCTGCACCAGACCAACCTGGACTTCCAGCTGGACCGGCTGGGCCCGCGCCCCTGCCCCTTCTTCATCTTCCCCCTCACCTTCTACCACATCCTGGACCGCCACAGCCCCCTTTACCCGGCCCTGCGTGAGGGCAGCGCCAGCCATTTTGAGCTAGTGGTGTTTCTCTCCGCCTCCCAGGAGGGCACGGGCGACGCCTGCCAGAAGAGGACGTCCTACCTGCGCCAGGAGATCCAGTTTGAGCGGCGCTTTGTGCCCGCTATGGGGTTGGACAAGCAAGGCAGGTACCAGGTGAGCAGTCAGCACTTTGGCATTGCCCACTGCAATGAGCCTCTGGACAAGGAGTGTGTGGTGCAAATCAACGGGGATGGGAGTGACAGGATGGAGTAA